In Polyangiaceae bacterium, the genomic window GCGGCCGCATCGAGGCCGGCCCGGACCAGAAGGTGCTGCGCGTCCGCGGCCGAGTGCAGAGCCCGGCGGAGGTCGCTGAGCTGGTGCTGCGCGACCAAGGCGGTCAGCGCGTCACGGTCGGTGACGTCGCCAAGGTCGAGGACGGCGTCGAGAGCGCGGAGACCGCGGCGCTCCGCGACGGCAAGCCCGCCGTCTTGCTGTCGATCCGCAAGCAGTCGGGCGAGAACAGCGTGGCGATGGCGGACGAGGTGCGCGCGCGGCTGGACGAGATCCGCCCGGGTCTGCCCGCCGGCTACGGCCTGGAGGTCATCCGCGACAACACCGCCACCATCCGGGCCAGCGTCGGCGCGGTCAAGGAGCACCTCCTGCTCGGCGCGCTGTTCGCCGGCGCGGTGGTGTTGATCTTCCTGGGCAGCGTGCGAAGCACCCTGATCGCCGCGGTGGCGATCCCGGTGTCCATCGTCGGCACCTTCGCGCTGATGTGGTGGCAGGGCTTCTCGCTGGACACCATCACGCTCCTGGCGCTGGCCCTGGCGGTGGGCATCGTGATCGACGACGCCATCGTCGTGCTCGAGAACATCCACCGCCACATCCAGGAGAAGCAGCTCTCGCCGGTGAAGGCGGCGGTGGTCGCCACCAAGGAGATCGGCCTGGCCGTGCTGGCGACCACGCTCTCGCTGGTCGCCGTCTTCCTGCCGGTGGCGTTCATGAGCGGCATCGTCGGGCGGTTCCTGAAGAGCTTCGGCCTGACCATGGCCTTCTCCATCATGGTCAGCATGCTGGTGAGCTTCACGCTCACGCCCATGCTGTCGTCGCGCTGGCTCGGCCGCGCGCGGCCCCACGCCGCCGGCCGAGGGGCGAAGCAGCCCGTGCTCGAGCGGATCGTCGACACGCTCTACGCTCCCGTCGAGCGGGCCTACGTGCGGCTCTTGTCCTGGGTCATGCGCCGGCGCTGGGTGGTGGTGGCAGCGTCGCTCGTGACGCTCGCGAGCACCGTACCGCTGTTGGCCAAGGTGCCGAAGGGCTTCTTGCCGCGCAGCGACGACGCACAGTTCGAGGTGAACGTCCGCGCGCCCGAGGGTCAGAGCCTGGAGGCCACCGCTCTCACCGCGGAGCGCATCGCGCGACAGGTGCGCGAGCTGCCCCACGTGACCTCCACTGTGGTGACGATCGGCGACTCCAACGACAAGACTCCGAACCTGGCCAAGGTCTTCGTCAAGCTGACCGACCCGGAGACCCGCGAGCTGTCGCAGGACGAGCTGATGGCGATGGCCCGCCGCGAGATCGTGCCGAACCAGCCGAAGGACCTGCGCATCGACGTCTCCGACGTGCCGATGTTCGCCGGCGGCGGCGCTTGGGCAGCCATCCAGTACGAGATCAGCGGGCCGGACCTGGCGGAGCTCGAGCGCCTGAGCGCGCAGATCGTGGCACGCGTGAAGAAGGTCCCTGGAGCGGTGGACGTGACCAGCACCCACGTCACCGGCAAGCCGGAGCTCGCGCTTCGCGTGGACCGCAGCAAGGCGGCGGACCTGGGCGTGTCGGTGGCGGACGTCGCCGCGACGCTGCGGCTATTCGTCGGCGGGCAGGAGGTCTCCAGCTACGAGGAGGATGGCCAGACCTACGGCGTCTTCGTGCGCGGCGTCCCGATCCAGCGTGCCGACCTCGATGGGCTGTCGCAGCTCGGCGTGCCCTCCTCGAAGCTCGGCAACGTGCCGCTCCTCGACGTGGTGGAGAGCAGCGACGGCGCCGGCCCCGCCTCGATCACGCGCCTGAACCGCAAGCGTCAGGTGATGTTCCTGGCGAACCTGGCCCCGGGCGCCGCGCAGAGCGAGGTGATGGCGGGCGTGGAGGCCGAGATCGCTGCGCTCGACCTGCCGCCCGAGTACAAGGTCGCCGCGGTGGGTCAGTCCCGCGAGATGCAGCGCACGGCACAGGGCTTCCTGGTGGCCTTCCTGCTCTCGTTCGTCTTCATGTACCTGGTGTTGGCGGCACAGTTCGAGTCCTGGCTCCACCCCATCACCATCCTCCTGGCGCTGCCGCTCACCTTGCCCTTCGCGCTGGTGTCGCTCCTGCTCTTCCGGCAAGCCCTCGACATCTACTCGATGTTGGGGCTCTTGGTGCTGTTCGGCGTGGTGAAGAAGAACTCGATCCTCCAGATCGACCACACGAACCAGCTGCGCAGGGAGGGGAAAGATCGGCTCGAAGCCATCCTGGTCGCCAACCGCGACCGCCTCAGGCCCATCCTGATGACCACCCTGGCCTTCGTCGCGGGCATGTTGCCTCTGGCCTTCTCGACCGGCATCGGCGCCGGCATGAACCGCGCGACCGCCGGCGTGATCGTGGGCGGCCAGGTGCTCTCGCTCCTGCTTACGCTGCTCGCCACGCCGGTCGCCTACTCGCTCCTGGACGACCTCTCGGCCTGGCTGCGCCGGCGCTTCGCCGCCTCGCCGGAGCGCGCGGAGCGCGAACGCGAGCTCGCCGAGCTCGAGCGCGAGATGGAAACCGGCACCGCCCCCGTCCTATCCTCCCCCACGCCATGAGCGAGCCGTTGACGATGATTCTACCCGCGGTCGTGACAGCCGTGCTCGGCGCCGTGGCCGCGCTCGGCGTCGCGCGTCGCGCCCGTGTGCGCGAGCGAGCGCTGGAGAGCGAGCTCGCGCAGCTCCGCGCCGGCGTCGCCGAGCACGAGGAGATCGCGAAGCGCGCGGCCGACGCCAACCCGGACGCAGTGGTGCTGTTCGACGAGCTCGGCGGCATCCTCTATGCGAACCCCTCCGCCCGCGAGCTGTTCTTCGAGGGCGAAGCGCCGGAGGGGAAGAACTTTCTGCGCCTGCTCGCCTCGGCGCCGGAGCCGCTGCGCGAGGCGCTCTCCGGCGAGACCGAGCGCCTGTTCACGGTGGACCTGGAGGGACAGCGCGAGACCTACCATGTGTGCCGTTGCCCCGTCGCCATGCGAGGCGAGCCCCACACCATGCTGATCGTGAAGCTCCTGACCAAGGAGGTGTCGCGGCGCGAGGTGGACACGCTGAAGAACGTCGTGCGCGTGGTGAGCCACGAGGTGAACAACTCGCTGGCGCCCATCACCTCACTGGTCAGCTCCGCGCGCCTGATGCTGGACAGGCCCGAGCACCTGCCGAAGCTCGGCAGCGCCTTGGACACCATCGAGGAGCGGGCGCGCCACCTTCAGAGCTTCCTCGAGGGCTACGCGGGGCTGGCGCGGCTGCCGCTGCCGCGCCCGTCGGCCGTGAGCTTCGGCCCGCTGCTCGAGCACCTGCGCTCGCTCTACCCCGGCGTGCGCTGGCCGGAGGCTCCGGAGAAGTCGGGGTACTTCGACGCCGCCCAGATCGAGCAGGTGCTCATCAACGTGGTGAAGAACGCCGTCGAAGCGGGCAGCTCGGCCGAGTCGATCGAGGTCTCGCTCGGCGTGGACGCCTCCGGCACCACCCGCTTCGAGGTGGCCGACCGCGGGCGAGGCCTCTCGAGCGAGGCGCTGGAGAGCGCGCTCCTGCCGCTCTACACCACCAAGGAGAAGGGCTCCGGCATCGGGCTGACCATCTGCCGCGAGATCGTGGACGCCCACGGCGGAAGCCTGAGCCTCGCCAACCGCGAGGGCGGCGGCGCGGTGGTGACGTTGCTCCTGCCGGGGAAGAAGAAGCCGGACGCCGCGACGCAGAGGTCGCGGACCCGGCTCACGCTCTCCCGTACCTGACTCAGCTCTTCGCGTCGCCGCGGGCGAAGATGCTCGCGACGTAGTTCAAGACGTCGGTGGCGCTGACCTCGTTGTAGCCGAAGTAGCGCATGAGCCGGCTCTTGATGATGTCGATCTTCTCCTGCGTCTCCTTGTCCACCACGGCGGAGACCAAGGTCTTGAGCTTGATGCTGTCCTTCTGGTCCTCGAACAGCTTGAGCTCCAGCGCCCGGCGCAGGCGGTCGTTCGACTGCCAGTCGAACTTCTTGCCCTCCACGGCCCGGGCGCCGATGTAGTTCATGATCTCGCGGCGGAAGTCGTCCTTGCGGTTGTCCGGGACCTCGATCTTCTCCTCGATGGACCGCATCAGGCGCTCGTCGGGCTCCTCGTCCTGGCCGGTGTACTTGTTCTTGACCTTCTCTTTGAGCGCGTAGGCCTTGATGTTGTCGATGTAGTTCGCCGCCAGCTTGCTGATCGCCTCTTCGTCGGCGCTGATGGCACGCTGCACCTCGTTCTTGACGATCTCCTCGTACTCTCGCTTCACGATACCGATGGTCTCACGGTAGCGCTTGCGCTGTTCCTCGTTGGTGATCAGCGAGTGGTGGGTCAGGCCCTTCTCCAGCTCGTTCAGCACCATGAACGGGTTGATGGTGCCCTCGCCGGCCTCGCTCACCAACGCGTTGGAGATCTTGTCCTGCACGTAACGCGGGCTGATGCCCTCCATGCCCTCGCGCTTGCTCTCCTTGCGCAGCTCCTTGACCGTGTCCTGCGTGTAGCCCGGCAGCACCTTGCCGTCGTAGAGCTTCATCTTCTGGATCAGCTGCAGGTTGTGCTTCTTCGGCTCCTCCAACCGGGTGAGCACGGCCCACATCGCCGCCACCTCCAGCGTGTGCGGCGCCACGTGTTTCCCTCGCACGCGGTCCTGCGAGAAGTCTTTCTCGTAGATCTTGATCTCGTCGGAGAGCTTGGTGATGTACGGGATGTCGATCTTGATGGTGCGGTCGCGCAAGGCCTCCATGAACTCGTTGTTCAACAGGCGCTTGTACTCGGCCTCGTTGGTGTGACCGACGATCACCTCGTCGATGTCCGTCTGCGCGAACTTCTTGGGCTTGATGCGGTGCTCCTGCGACGCTCCGAGCAGGTCGTAGAGGAACGCCACGTCCAGCTTCAAGACCTCGACGAACTCGACGATGCCGCGGTTGGCGATGTTGAACTCGCCGTCGAAGTTGAAGGCGCGAGGGTCACTGTCCGAGCCGTATTCGGCGATCCTCCGGTAGTTGATGTCGCCGGTCAGCTCGGTCGAGTCCTGGTTCTTCTCGTCCTTGGGCTGGAAGGTACCGATGCCGATGCGGTCCTTCTCGGAGAGCACCAACCGGCGCACGCGCACGTGGTTCTCGACGACCTTGCCCCAGTCGCCGTGGTACTTCTCGAGCAAGCCCTTGAAGATGAAGCGGCTCGCGGGATCGAGCTCGCCTTCGACGCGGACCTTGTACTTCTCGTTCGAGAGGTGAAGCCGCTCGATGGCCTTGTCGCGCCACTCGAGCGGGATGAGCTTGAGCGGCTCCTCGTGCATGGGCGAGTCGAAGACGTCGGCACCGCCGCTGCCCAGGCCCGTGTCCGAGAGGTTCACCCAGCTGAAGGTGTAGAGCGCGCCCTCCGGGCTCGCGCAGTAACGCTCCAAGCCCTTCTTGAGCAGCCGCGCGATGGTGCTCTTGCTGGAGCCCACCGGCCCGTGCAGCAAGATCACGCGCTTCTCGGGGCCGTAGTTCTCGGCGGCGGCCTTGAGCACGCTCATCAAGCGCATCACCGGGATGTCCAAGCCGAAGATCGCGTCACGCCCGCCGTCCACCTCGTCGCGGAAGAAGTTGTAGCGAATGAGCCGCTTCTTGTTGTCGATGTACTCTTCCGTGCCGTGCGAGATGACCATGTCGTAGACGCGCTGGAAGGCGTTGCGCGTGACCTGGGGCCGCTCGCGGATGATGGCGAGGTACTCCTCGAAGCTGCCGTCCCAGGAGAGATCGCGGTAGCGATCGTAGTCCTGCATGGCCGCGATGGCCGCGACCATGCTCTTCGCCTCGCCCTTCGCGCCCTTGTCGCTCGCGGTGTAACCGGAATCGCTCATGGTGAGGCAGCATAGCCCCAAAAGCGGCCTCCGTCAGTCCGCGTCCCGCCGCAGGATTCGGCCGAATCGTCAGGGATTCGCGAAAGCCGCGAGCGCCTCGAGCACGCTCGACAGCGCCGGCTTCGCGGTCTGGTCCGCGGCGCGCAGTCCGAGCGAGCAGCGCGCCGCGACGGCGGCGCCGTTCGCCGCGGCGCCGAACGCGGCGGCCTCGGTCGCGCAACGGGCAGGTGGCGGGTCGTGGAGCCCGTTCACGCTCACGAAGGGGAAGCGTTCGCGGCGCGTGGTCAGCGCTTGGAACAAACCCTGGTAGAAGGCCCGTTGCTGCTCCGGCGAGCTGCCGTTCTCCGCCGCGCTGGGGTAGCCGACCTCCTGCAAGAGCACCGGACGCGCGGCGCCTGCCTCGCCGGCGTCGGCAGTCCCGCCCGAAGAGAGCGCGTCCAGATCCTGCGCGACCTGGGTGGTCGGCCGCGCCTGGAACTGCTCGTCGAGCGCGTAGTAATTGGCGACGACCACGTCGGACTTCATCAGGATCTTCGCCATCGACGCCGTGGGGCCCTTGGCCAGCGCGTCGGAGCTGAAGGTGGCGCCGACCAGGAGCGCGGCCGGACGCGACGGGTGCTGCTTGGCGTAGTCGAGACCGTGCTCGACCAGGGCGGTCAGATCGTCGGCGGTGGTGGCGCTCTGGCCGGCGAGATAGCGGTCGAGATCGTTGCCGAACGAGAGCGCGTAGAGCTCGTCGCCGAAGCTGTCGAACACCTTGTCGATCAGCGCGTCGAGGGCGGTGCGGGTCGCGACGCTGTTCCAGCCCGCCGGGGAGCCGCTCGGCCTCGCGTCCAGGGTCCGATCCACCAGGGCGACGGACAGGAGGAACGCCCGCGCGGAGCTCTGGTAGAGCTGGGCGGAGCCCTGGAGCTTCTGCCACGCCGTCGGCGACGGGACGCTCGGGCTCGAGAACAACGCGTCCCAGCGGACGACGTGGCTCACGCCGCGGGAGCCGAGCGCGAGCACGTCGAGCTCCGCGAGCTTGTCGTCCGCCGCCGACGGTCCGGCGTCCCCCTTCGATGGCGGGACGGGGATGATCCCGAGACGAAGCGGTGACGGCGGCGCGTCCGTGGCGTCGGCGTCGCTGCCCGCGTCGGGCGGACCGTCTTCGCTGCCGGAGTCCGGCTTCCCGCCGACGCCGCCGCCACCTCCGCTGCCGCCCGCGTCGCCGTTCGGCTTCTGGACCTCGGGATTTCCGCCGTCGGAGCAGGCCGAGCCCAGCGCGAGCACGACCGCCACCGAGGCGGCGAGCGCGCGGAGCTTCCCGATTCGGGCAGCCATCGTCGCGAAGACTACCACTGTTCACGGAAGTCACGCGGCGTGGGGTAGGATTGGCCCCCTTCGCACATGAGCTTGGACCTCCCTGCCCCGAGCCGACCCGCGGCGTCCGTGCGAGCCCAGAAGCGGTTCGACGACCCCGGCTTGTTCATCAACCGCGAGCTCGCCTGGCTCGAGTTCAACGCGCGGGTGCTGGCGGAGGCCGCCGACGAGCGAGTGCCGCTCTACGAGCGGCTCAAGTTCTTGTCCATCTTCGCCAACAACCTCGACGAGTTCTTCATGGTGCGGGTGGCCGGGCTCCAGGCCCAGCTCTCGGGCGAGATCGACGAGGTGCCGCCAGACGGCCTGACGCCGGTGGAGCAGCTCACCGCCATCAGCGTGCGCGCCCACGAGCTGGTGGACGAGAGCTATCGCATCTGGGAGGAGACCGTGCAGCCCAAGCTGCGCGAGATCGGCATCGCGCTGATCTCCCCCGACGAGCTCGCGGCGGAGGACCAGGCGCTCTTGGACGAGCACTTCCGCAAGGACATCTTTCCGGTGCTGACGCCCATCGTCGTCGATCCCGCGCACCCCTTCCCCCACGTACGCAACAAGAGCATCAACGTGGGGTTCCTGTTCGACGCACCGGTGCGGGGCGACGAGCCGAGCTTCGGCGTGGTGCAGGTACCGATGCCGCTGGGCCGAATGATCCGCGTGCCGCGTGAGGGCCTCCGGCGCGCCTACGTGCTGCTCGAGGATCTGATCCTGCGCCAGGCCTCGATGCTCTTCCCGCAGATGAAGGTCGTGGGTCGCTTCGCGTTCCGCGTGACGCGCAACTTCGACATCGAGCTGGACGAAGACGAGGCCGAGGACCTGTTGCTCACCCTTCAGGCCGAGCTCCGCCGCCGGGAGCGCGGGCACGCCGTGCGCCTGAGCGTGAGCGGCTCGGTGCCGCCGGACTCGCAGGCGTTCCTGTGTCGCTCGCTCGACCTGGACGTCGAGCGCGACGTCTTCAAGGCCAGAGGTCCGCTCTACCTGGCGGACATGATGGAGATGACCGCCGGCGACGACCGGCGCGACCTGCGCGACGAGCCCTACTCGCCCGTCTACGTGCCGCCGCTCCGGGACAGCGACGACCTGTTCGAGACCATCCGCGAGCGGGACGTGCTCCTGCACCATCCCTACGAGACCTTCGAGGCGGTCGTCGATTTCGTGTCGCAGGCCGCCGAGGACCCGCAGGTGCTCGCCATCAAGCAGACGCTGTACCGCACCGGCGGCGAGTCGCCGGTGGTCC contains:
- a CDS encoding PAS domain-containing protein, producing MSEPLTMILPAVVTAVLGAVAALGVARRARVRERALESELAQLRAGVAEHEEIAKRAADANPDAVVLFDELGGILYANPSARELFFEGEAPEGKNFLRLLASAPEPLREALSGETERLFTVDLEGQRETYHVCRCPVAMRGEPHTMLIVKLLTKEVSRREVDTLKNVVRVVSHEVNNSLAPITSLVSSARLMLDRPEHLPKLGSALDTIEERARHLQSFLEGYAGLARLPLPRPSAVSFGPLLEHLRSLYPGVRWPEAPEKSGYFDAAQIEQVLINVVKNAVEAGSSAESIEVSLGVDASGTTRFEVADRGRGLSSEALESALLPLYTTKEKGSGIGLTICREIVDAHGGSLSLANREGGGAVVTLLLPGKKKPDAATQRSRTRLTLSRT
- a CDS encoding efflux RND transporter permease subunit, translated to MQWLSNVSVRRPVFATVLVLVIAVLGTAGYFQLGVDRFPKVDFPTVVVVTRLPGAAPAEIETEVSDKLEEAVNTISGIDELRSISSEGVSQVIVTFVLEKDVDVAAQEVRERVNTALGNLPSGTEAPVVMKFDADATPVLYVAVNAPAPLGEITEVADKTVRRRIESVRGVGQVNVLGGTKRQVNVVLDAERLRAHGLTAIDVQRAISGGNLTVPGGRIEAGPDQKVLRVRGRVQSPAEVAELVLRDQGGQRVTVGDVAKVEDGVESAETAALRDGKPAVLLSIRKQSGENSVAMADEVRARLDEIRPGLPAGYGLEVIRDNTATIRASVGAVKEHLLLGALFAGAVVLIFLGSVRSTLIAAVAIPVSIVGTFALMWWQGFSLDTITLLALALAVGIVIDDAIVVLENIHRHIQEKQLSPVKAAVVATKEIGLAVLATTLSLVAVFLPVAFMSGIVGRFLKSFGLTMAFSIMVSMLVSFTLTPMLSSRWLGRARPHAAGRGAKQPVLERIVDTLYAPVERAYVRLLSWVMRRRWVVVAASLVTLASTVPLLAKVPKGFLPRSDDAQFEVNVRAPEGQSLEATALTAERIARQVRELPHVTSTVVTIGDSNDKTPNLAKVFVKLTDPETRELSQDELMAMARREIVPNQPKDLRIDVSDVPMFAGGGAWAAIQYEISGPDLAELERLSAQIVARVKKVPGAVDVTSTHVTGKPELALRVDRSKAADLGVSVADVAATLRLFVGGQEVSSYEEDGQTYGVFVRGVPIQRADLDGLSQLGVPSSKLGNVPLLDVVESSDGAGPASITRLNRKRQVMFLANLAPGAAQSEVMAGVEAEIAALDLPPEYKVAAVGQSREMQRTAQGFLVAFLLSFVFMYLVLAAQFESWLHPITILLALPLTLPFALVSLLLFRQALDIYSMLGLLVLFGVVKKNSILQIDHTNQLRREGKDRLEAILVANRDRLRPILMTTLAFVAGMLPLAFSTGIGAGMNRATAGVIVGGQVLSLLLTLLATPVAYSLLDDLSAWLRRRFAASPERAERERELAELEREMETGTAPVLSSPTP
- a CDS encoding serine protein kinase — its product is MSDSGYTASDKGAKGEAKSMVAAIAAMQDYDRYRDLSWDGSFEEYLAIIRERPQVTRNAFQRVYDMVISHGTEEYIDNKKRLIRYNFFRDEVDGGRDAIFGLDIPVMRLMSVLKAAAENYGPEKRVILLHGPVGSSKSTIARLLKKGLERYCASPEGALYTFSWVNLSDTGLGSGGADVFDSPMHEEPLKLIPLEWRDKAIERLHLSNEKYKVRVEGELDPASRFIFKGLLEKYHGDWGKVVENHVRVRRLVLSEKDRIGIGTFQPKDEKNQDSTELTGDINYRRIAEYGSDSDPRAFNFDGEFNIANRGIVEFVEVLKLDVAFLYDLLGASQEHRIKPKKFAQTDIDEVIVGHTNEAEYKRLLNNEFMEALRDRTIKIDIPYITKLSDEIKIYEKDFSQDRVRGKHVAPHTLEVAAMWAVLTRLEEPKKHNLQLIQKMKLYDGKVLPGYTQDTVKELRKESKREGMEGISPRYVQDKISNALVSEAGEGTINPFMVLNELEKGLTHHSLITNEEQRKRYRETIGIVKREYEEIVKNEVQRAISADEEAISKLAANYIDNIKAYALKEKVKNKYTGQDEEPDERLMRSIEEKIEVPDNRKDDFRREIMNYIGARAVEGKKFDWQSNDRLRRALELKLFEDQKDSIKLKTLVSAVVDKETQEKIDIIKSRLMRYFGYNEVSATDVLNYVASIFARGDAKS
- the ppk1 gene encoding polyphosphate kinase 1, whose product is MSLDLPAPSRPAASVRAQKRFDDPGLFINRELAWLEFNARVLAEAADERVPLYERLKFLSIFANNLDEFFMVRVAGLQAQLSGEIDEVPPDGLTPVEQLTAISVRAHELVDESYRIWEETVQPKLREIGIALISPDELAAEDQALLDEHFRKDIFPVLTPIVVDPAHPFPHVRNKSINVGFLFDAPVRGDEPSFGVVQVPMPLGRMIRVPREGLRRAYVLLEDLILRQASMLFPQMKVVGRFAFRVTRNFDIELDEDEAEDLLLTLQAELRRRERGHAVRLSVSGSVPPDSQAFLCRSLDLDVERDVFKARGPLYLADMMEMTAGDDRRDLRDEPYSPVYVPPLRDSDDLFETIRERDVLLHHPYETFEAVVDFVSQAAEDPQVLAIKQTLYRTGGESPVVRALQRAAELGKQVTAVVELKARFDEASNMQWARALERSGVNVMYGLMGMKTHAKVLLVVRRERTGIRRYVHLATGNYNQQTARLYTDLSLFTANEEIGEDASALFNLLTGYSAPPRWNRMIVAPLGLHEAVLGLIARETEHARSGRPAKITAKMNSLVDADVIAALYSASQAGVEVDLLVRGICCLRPGVKGASENIRVRAVVDRFLEHSRIFHFGNGGNDEVYLSSADWMPRNFRRRVEVMWPVLDESLKRRVVDEILGTMRADTAKGWVLEDSGSYVRALTEKDGKPLRSQYRFMELSRERSRESEKTVSRQLAPAPAPTSAQTAMEKLRKRGSKKRRKQKRRLED